One Undibacter mobilis genomic region harbors:
- the waaF gene encoding lipopolysaccharide heptosyltransferase II, which translates to MTIDPTQPDRPVLIVPFVWIGDFVRVHSVVRLLKAEAPERPVDMVSSTLCSPLADYMPGVRRPIISDQPRKRLGWAVQQDLATRLRETGYGQALIMSRKWKAALAPALAGIPIRTGFAGEARFGLLNDIRWGERKLPRMIDQMGALALPKGAKLPAEWPLPELKVAADELARWQELRGLTDERRPVVTLSPGAVGAGKAWPPAAYAQLAKALTADGASVWVLGGPAESETARLIAELAGPGARDLTGTDLRNAILALAAADVSVTNDSGLMHVSAALGTPTVAIFGPTSPWHWKPLNPVSAILEPPGDEDARLRAREIGNEAVSHRSTAGVAVDSVLAAVRAALAEKTKPR; encoded by the coding sequence ATGACCATCGACCCCACCCAGCCCGACCGCCCGGTCCTGATCGTCCCCTTCGTGTGGATCGGCGACTTCGTGCGGGTCCATTCCGTGGTCCGCCTGCTCAAGGCCGAAGCCCCGGAGCGGCCGGTGGACATGGTCTCCTCGACGCTGTGTAGCCCGCTGGCCGACTATATGCCGGGGGTCCGCCGGCCGATCATCTCCGACCAGCCGCGCAAACGGCTGGGCTGGGCGGTCCAGCAGGACCTCGCCACCCGCCTGCGCGAAACCGGCTACGGCCAGGCCCTTATTATGTCCCGCAAATGGAAGGCGGCGCTGGCCCCGGCACTGGCCGGTATTCCGATCCGCACCGGCTTTGCCGGCGAAGCCCGCTTCGGCCTCCTTAACGACATCCGCTGGGGTGAGCGCAAGCTTCCGCGCATGATCGACCAGATGGGCGCGTTGGCCCTGCCCAAAGGCGCCAAACTGCCGGCCGAATGGCCCCTGCCCGAGTTGAAAGTCGCCGCCGACGAGCTCGCACGCTGGCAGGAGTTGCGAGGCCTGACCGACGAGCGCCGCCCTGTTGTGACCCTTTCGCCGGGTGCGGTTGGTGCCGGCAAGGCCTGGCCTCCGGCTGCCTATGCTCAACTGGCCAAGGCGCTGACGGCCGACGGCGCTTCGGTCTGGGTTCTCGGGGGCCCGGCCGAAAGCGAAACTGCCCGGCTGATCGCCGAGCTCGCCGGCCCGGGCGCCCGGGACCTGACCGGCACCGACCTGCGCAACGCCATCTTGGCGCTGGCCGCCGCCGACGTCTCGGTCACCAATGATTCCGGGCTGATGCATGTCTCGGCCGCCCTCGGCACCCCGACAGTCGCGATTTTCGGCCCGACCAGTCCCTGGCACTGGAAGCCGCTCAACCCGGTTTCCGCCATTCTGGAGCCACCCGGCGACGAGGACGCCCGCCTGCGCGCCCGCGAAATCGGCAATGAGGCGGTCTCTCACCGCTCCACGGCAGGCGTAGCTGTGGATAGCGTGCTGGCCGCCGTCCGTGCTGCTCTGGCGGAAAAAACCAAGCCGCGTTAA
- a CDS encoding glutathione S-transferase family protein gives MPSDAPKLTLVSHHLCPYVQRAAIALAEKGVAFERRYIDLADKPAWFRAISPLGKVPVLIVPRTDGPEAVLFESAVICEFIEDSAAGPKLHPEDALERAKHRAWMEFGSAVLSDIWRLETATDATAHKSAADAVASKLAWIERDLGEGPYFSGNGFSMVDAVFAPAFRYFDVFDRIADIGVFAAKPKVRAWRAALAERPSVRGAVTDDYGKRLQAFLVQHNAHLIKLAA, from the coding sequence ATGCCGTCCGACGCACCGAAGCTTACGCTCGTCAGTCACCATCTCTGCCCCTATGTCCAGCGCGCGGCGATCGCGCTGGCCGAAAAAGGCGTCGCTTTCGAGCGGCGCTACATCGATCTCGCCGACAAGCCCGCCTGGTTTCGCGCCATCTCACCGCTTGGCAAGGTGCCGGTCCTGATCGTGCCGCGCACGGATGGCCCGGAAGCCGTGCTGTTCGAAAGCGCGGTCATCTGCGAGTTCATCGAAGACAGCGCCGCCGGCCCCAAGCTGCACCCCGAAGACGCGCTGGAGCGGGCAAAGCATCGCGCCTGGATGGAATTCGGATCGGCCGTTCTCTCAGACATCTGGCGGCTGGAGACGGCAACGGACGCCACCGCGCACAAGTCCGCGGCTGACGCGGTCGCGTCAAAGCTCGCTTGGATCGAGCGAGATTTGGGTGAAGGACCCTACTTCAGCGGCAATGGCTTCAGCATGGTCGACGCGGTGTTTGCACCTGCGTTCCGTTACTTCGACGTCTTCGACCGGATCGCTGACATCGGCGTGTTCGCGGCAAAGCCAAAGGTGCGCGCCTGGCGCGCCGCGCTTGCAGAGCGGCCGAGCGTGCGCGGCGCCGTCACGGACGACTACGGCAAGCGATTGCAGGCTTTCCTCGTCCAACACAATGCGCATCTTATCAAGCTGGCGGCGTGA
- a CDS encoding FkbM family methyltransferase: protein MVATSHERETQLVAAFFGGVEGYFVEVGANEPRLRSQTWHLEQAGWRGILVEPQPNLVEELRAMRTAKVFAVACSGPENLGRTLPFHVAGPLSSLDRAGMAPGARPEKVIEVPVRTLDSILEEAQAPVAFDFLSIDVEGHEIEVLRGFDLRRWQPRLVMIEDHVADLSKHDFMRAAGYRIIRRYENNGWYVPQESEARMALGDAWEIVRKYYLALPIRKLRNFSRYRRGTIGVAAAGETG, encoded by the coding sequence GTGGTCGCCACTTCTCATGAACGCGAAACTCAGCTTGTTGCCGCCTTCTTTGGCGGCGTAGAGGGCTATTTTGTCGAGGTCGGGGCCAACGAGCCGCGTCTGCGCTCGCAGACCTGGCATCTCGAGCAGGCCGGCTGGCGCGGCATTCTCGTCGAACCGCAGCCCAACCTGGTCGAGGAGCTTCGCGCCATGCGAACGGCGAAGGTCTTTGCGGTGGCATGCTCGGGCCCGGAAAACCTCGGCCGTACCTTGCCATTTCACGTCGCGGGTCCGTTGTCATCGCTTGACCGCGCTGGCATGGCGCCGGGCGCGCGGCCTGAGAAAGTAATCGAGGTGCCGGTACGCACGCTCGACAGCATCCTTGAGGAAGCGCAGGCGCCGGTAGCGTTCGATTTCTTGTCGATCGACGTAGAGGGCCACGAAATCGAGGTGCTGCGCGGTTTTGACCTCCGGCGCTGGCAGCCACGCCTGGTAATGATCGAAGACCACGTTGCCGACTTGTCGAAGCACGATTTCATGCGTGCGGCTGGCTACCGCATCATTCGTCGCTATGAGAACAACGGCTGGTACGTGCCGCAGGAATCCGAAGCCCGAATGGCTCTGGGTGACGCCTGGGAGATCGTCCGCAAGTATTATCTGGCTCTGCCGATCCGCAAGCTGCGAAATTTTTCCCGATACCGACGTGGCACTATCGGCGTCGCTGCTGCAGGCGAAACGGGCTAG
- the waaC gene encoding lipopolysaccharide heptosyltransferase I, producing MKDILFIKTSSLGDVIHHMPAVTDARRARPDLHLSWVIEEAFAPLARLHPGIDEVIPVASRRWRKTLLSASTWSEMRQRCAVLRTREYDRVIDTQGLLRTGLIARLALGERHGYDRASIREPLASLFYDVRHTVSRELHAVERNRRLTALALGYEMQGAPDFGLSRANVAAPAEPYVVFLHATAQARKEWPVANWIALGRSLNERGLEIVLPWGTETERLRSEDIAQALPNARVPDRAPLDQVARLIANARGVVGVDTGLLHLAAAFAAPLVAIFAGSQPKLTGPVGAGPMTVLGTDGAPPGVDEVRAAVSTLLI from the coding sequence ATGAAGGACATCCTGTTCATCAAGACCTCGTCGCTGGGCGATGTGATCCATCACATGCCGGCGGTGACCGATGCGCGCCGGGCGCGGCCGGATCTGCATCTGTCGTGGGTGATCGAGGAAGCTTTCGCGCCGCTGGCGCGGCTGCACCCCGGTATCGACGAGGTCATTCCGGTGGCGTCGCGGCGCTGGCGCAAGACCCTGCTGTCGGCCTCGACGTGGTCCGAGATGCGGCAACGCTGTGCCGTGCTCCGCACGAGGGAATATGACCGCGTCATCGATACGCAAGGTTTGTTGCGCACCGGTCTGATCGCGCGGCTCGCGCTCGGAGAGCGCCACGGCTACGACCGTGCCAGCATTCGCGAGCCGCTGGCCAGCCTGTTTTATGATGTGCGCCACACCGTGAGCCGCGAGCTGCACGCGGTCGAGCGCAACCGCCGTCTCACCGCACTGGCGCTCGGATACGAGATGCAGGGCGCACCTGACTTTGGCCTGTCGCGCGCAAACGTCGCGGCGCCGGCCGAACCTTATGTCGTCTTTCTTCACGCCACCGCGCAGGCGCGCAAGGAATGGCCAGTGGCGAACTGGATCGCGCTCGGTCGGTCGTTGAATGAGCGCGGGCTTGAGATCGTGTTGCCATGGGGCACCGAGACCGAACGGCTTCGCAGCGAAGATATCGCGCAAGCCTTGCCGAATGCCCGCGTTCCGGATCGCGCGCCGCTCGATCAGGTCGCGCGGCTGATAGCCAATGCGCGTGGCGTCGTTGGCGTCGATACCGGGTTATTGCATTTGGCTGCGGCGTTCGCCGCGCCGCTGGTCGCGATCTTCGCCGGCAGCCAGCCGAAGCTCACCGGCCCGGTGGGGGCGGGACCGATGACGGTGCTCGGCACTGACGGCGCGCCGCCGGGTGTGGATGAGGTGAGAGCGGCTGTCTCAACGCTGCTGATATAA
- the rfaD gene encoding ADP-glyceromanno-heptose 6-epimerase, protein MILVTGGAGFIGSNIVASLNEAGRTDVVVNDVLGTDGKWRNLAKRQIADFVPPEDLPKWLDGRKLEAVIHMGAISSTTAGDGDAVINNNFRLSLRLLDWCTETGTPFVYASSAATYGDRDTHFVDDWSLEGLRTLRPMNLYGWSKHLFDLALVDRYVKKQKLPPTWVGLKFFNVYGPNEYHKGAMASVLSKVFDGAKAGQPVKLFKSHREGIGDGDQRRDFVYVDDVVSVVRWALSGSANNGIYNVGTGQAESFKDMIVAMFKAMGVKPNIDYVDMPLSIRDQYQYFTQADASNLRRAGYNAGFTPMEKAVTHYVTGYLDQADRYK, encoded by the coding sequence ATGATTCTGGTTACCGGGGGAGCCGGGTTCATTGGATCGAACATCGTCGCCAGCCTCAACGAGGCGGGGCGGACCGATGTTGTCGTCAACGATGTGCTCGGTACCGACGGCAAGTGGCGGAACCTCGCCAAGCGGCAGATTGCCGATTTCGTGCCGCCCGAGGACCTTCCCAAGTGGCTCGACGGCCGCAAGCTTGAAGCCGTCATCCATATGGGCGCGATTTCTTCCACCACCGCCGGCGACGGCGACGCTGTGATCAACAACAACTTCCGCCTGTCGCTCCGCCTGCTCGACTGGTGCACGGAAACCGGCACACCGTTTGTCTATGCCTCGTCCGCGGCTACTTATGGCGATCGCGATACCCATTTCGTTGATGACTGGTCGCTCGAAGGCTTGCGCACGCTGCGGCCGATGAATCTCTATGGCTGGTCGAAGCACCTGTTCGACCTTGCTTTGGTCGATCGTTACGTGAAGAAACAGAAGCTGCCGCCGACCTGGGTCGGCCTGAAGTTCTTCAACGTCTATGGCCCGAACGAGTATCACAAAGGCGCGATGGCCAGCGTGCTGTCGAAAGTATTCGACGGCGCCAAGGCAGGGCAGCCGGTGAAGCTGTTCAAGTCGCATCGCGAAGGTATCGGCGATGGCGATCAGCGTCGCGACTTCGTCTATGTCGATGACGTCGTCTCGGTGGTGCGCTGGGCGCTCAGCGGTTCGGCCAACAATGGCATCTACAATGTCGGCACCGGTCAGGCCGAGAGCTTCAAGGACATGATTGTTGCCATGTTCAAGGCCATGGGCGTCAAGCCGAACATCGACTATGTCGACATGCCGTTGTCGATCCGCGACCAGTATCAGTATTTCACGCAGGCCGACGCCAGCAATCTGCGCCGTGCCGGCTACAATGCCGGTTTCACGCCGATGGAAAAAGCGGTGACGCATTATGTCACCGGCTATCTCGATCAGGCAGACAGATACAAGTAA
- a CDS encoding glycosyltransferase family 2 protein → MPRLSVIVIAKNEAANIGACLDSVALADERIVVVDGGGTDGTAAIAAAKGVRVVEHAFAGFGAQKNFALSLANGDWVFSIDADERVTPALAAEIAKAMNEPKADGYEMPRLSSFCGRQMRHSGWYPDYVLRLFRRGRARFSDDRVHERVICDGPVARLANDLLHTPVLRLEDALSRMDRYSTAGAAMTVARGKRVSFSSGITHGLWSFFRTYILRGGFLDGREGFLLAVANAEGTYYRYMKAWLAGRNR, encoded by the coding sequence ATGCCGCGCCTGTCGGTGATCGTGATCGCGAAGAACGAGGCCGCCAATATCGGCGCCTGCCTCGACAGCGTTGCGCTTGCCGACGAGCGCATCGTCGTGGTTGATGGTGGTGGTACCGACGGGACGGCCGCCATTGCCGCCGCCAAAGGCGTGCGCGTTGTCGAGCATGCCTTCGCGGGCTTCGGCGCGCAGAAGAATTTCGCTCTGTCGCTGGCGAATGGCGACTGGGTATTCTCCATCGACGCTGACGAGCGCGTCACGCCCGCGCTGGCTGCTGAGATTGCGAAGGCAATGAACGAGCCAAAGGCCGACGGCTATGAAATGCCGCGGCTGTCGAGTTTCTGCGGCCGGCAGATGCGGCACTCGGGCTGGTATCCGGACTATGTGCTGCGGCTGTTCCGGCGCGGCAGAGCTCGCTTTTCCGATGATCGCGTCCATGAGCGCGTCATCTGCGATGGCCCGGTGGCGCGGCTCGCCAACGACCTTCTGCATACGCCGGTCCTAAGGCTTGAAGATGCGCTGTCGCGCATGGATCGCTATTCGACGGCGGGCGCGGCGATGACGGTGGCGCGCGGCAAGCGGGTGAGCTTTTCGAGCGGCATCACCCACGGCCTGTGGAGCTTCTTCCGCACCTACATTCTGCGCGGTGGTTTCCTCGACGGTCGCGAGGGTTTTCTGCTTGCGGTCGCCAATGCCGAGGGCACCTATTATCGCTACATGAAAGCGTGGCTGGCGGGGCGCAACCGGTGA
- a CDS encoding KpsF/GutQ family sugar-phosphate isomerase: MRSEQAQAAIDNALRTLEAEGSGIDALAASLRDGLGTPFAAAVELIRGAQGRVIVTGMGKSGHIGAKIASTFASTGTPASFVHPAEASHGDMGMIAKGDVIVALSWSGETAELKNLIDYSRRYGIGLIAMTSSAESTLAKAADVALILPQAREACPHNLAPTTSSLMQLALGDALAIALLESRGFTALDFGMLHPGGKLGALLKTVREFMHAGDAVPLKPLGTKMSDALVHMTAKGFGCVGIVDAQGKLAGIITDGDLRRHMRNDLLEATVEAVMTKSPKAVRPDQLISETLDILNTTKVTALFVVDAGKPIGIIHVHDLLRAGAA; encoded by the coding sequence ATGCGAAGCGAACAGGCCCAGGCCGCCATCGACAACGCATTGCGCACGCTGGAAGCCGAAGGCTCCGGCATCGATGCGCTGGCCGCCAGCCTGCGCGATGGCCTCGGCACGCCCTTCGCCGCCGCCGTCGAACTGATCCGCGGCGCGCAAGGCCGCGTCATCGTCACCGGCATGGGCAAGTCCGGGCATATCGGCGCCAAGATCGCCTCGACCTTCGCCTCCACCGGCACCCCCGCTTCCTTCGTGCATCCGGCCGAAGCCAGCCATGGCGACATGGGCATGATCGCCAAGGGCGATGTCATCGTCGCGCTGTCGTGGTCCGGCGAAACCGCCGAACTGAAAAACCTCATCGATTATTCGCGCCGCTACGGCATCGGTCTCATCGCCATGACGTCGAGCGCCGAATCGACTTTGGCCAAAGCCGCCGACGTCGCGCTGATCCTGCCGCAGGCGCGCGAAGCCTGCCCGCACAATCTCGCGCCGACCACGTCGTCGCTGATGCAGCTCGCGCTTGGCGATGCGCTGGCGATCGCGCTTCTGGAAAGCCGCGGCTTCACCGCGCTCGATTTCGGCATGCTGCATCCCGGCGGCAAACTCGGCGCACTGCTCAAGACCGTGCGCGAGTTCATGCATGCGGGCGACGCCGTGCCGCTCAAGCCGCTCGGCACCAAGATGTCGGACGCGCTGGTGCACATGACGGCGAAGGGCTTCGGGTGCGTCGGCATCGTCGACGCGCAGGGCAAGCTCGCCGGCATCATCACCGACGGCGACCTGCGCCGCCACATGCGCAACGACTTGCTCGAAGCTACGGTCGAAGCGGTCATGACGAAGTCGCCGAAGGCGGTGCGTCCCGATCAACTGATCAGCGAGACGCTGGACATTCTGAACACGACGAAAGTCACGGCGTTGTTCGTGGTCGACGCCGGCAAGCCGATCGGTATTATTCACGTACACGATCTGCTGCGCGCGGGCGCGGCGTAA
- the rfaE1 gene encoding D-glycero-beta-D-manno-heptose-7-phosphate kinase, whose amino-acid sequence MFDFDKHLSGLSQQTVLCIGDLMLDEFVYGDVSRISPEAPTPVIAVKRTEVMVGGAGNVARNLVALGTRCIFIGVVGDDEAGKALTGALSLHPLIEFSLATDAQRMTTRKVRFVSEHHSAHLLRADWEVAAAIDPAAEDALIGYAIDAMPRAGAVVLSDYAKGALTPRVVRAVIDAAKKAGKPVIVDPKGRDYSIYRGATLITPNRQELAAATNTAARSDDEVVIAALGLKNSLGAQAVLVTRSEDGMTLVGEGAPVHVPSYAVKVRDVSGAGDTVVAVLSAMLAMNADFESAMRAANAAAAVVVGKRGTATLTVDELRHRILPEASLASEEKIVFDWSQLDEHLDAWRKMGLRIGFTNGVFDLLHPGHVKLLAQARAQCDRLVVGLNSDASVTRLKGPSRPVQNAQSRAEVLAALEAVDLVVVFEQDTPRELIAVVKPTVLVKGSDYTREQVVGHDIVEALGGVVVLVDLVPGQSTTSMVERSRAPKDR is encoded by the coding sequence ATGTTCGACTTCGACAAACATCTGTCCGGCCTTTCGCAGCAGACCGTGCTCTGCATCGGCGACCTGATGCTCGACGAGTTCGTCTATGGCGACGTTTCGCGCATCTCGCCGGAAGCGCCGACGCCGGTAATCGCAGTCAAGCGCACTGAAGTAATGGTCGGCGGCGCCGGCAACGTGGCGCGCAACCTGGTCGCGCTCGGCACGCGCTGCATTTTTATCGGCGTGGTCGGCGACGACGAGGCCGGCAAGGCGCTGACTGGCGCGCTGTCGTTGCATCCCCTGATCGAATTCTCTCTGGCGACCGACGCGCAACGTATGACGACGCGCAAGGTCCGTTTTGTATCCGAGCATCATTCGGCGCATCTGTTGCGCGCGGACTGGGAAGTGGCGGCGGCGATCGATCCGGCAGCCGAGGACGCGCTGATTGGCTATGCCATCGACGCGATGCCGCGCGCCGGCGCTGTTGTGCTGTCCGATTATGCCAAGGGCGCGCTGACGCCGCGCGTTGTGCGTGCCGTGATCGACGCCGCGAAAAAGGCTGGCAAGCCGGTGATCGTCGATCCCAAGGGGCGCGACTATTCGATCTATCGTGGTGCGACGCTGATCACGCCGAATCGGCAGGAGCTGGCCGCCGCGACCAACACCGCCGCGCGCAGCGACGACGAAGTTGTAATCGCAGCGCTTGGCCTCAAGAATTCGCTGGGCGCGCAGGCCGTCTTGGTGACGCGCAGCGAAGATGGCATGACCTTGGTGGGCGAGGGCGCGCCAGTGCATGTGCCGTCCTATGCAGTGAAGGTGCGCGATGTCTCCGGCGCCGGCGACACCGTCGTTGCCGTGCTCTCCGCCATGCTGGCGATGAATGCCGATTTCGAAAGCGCGATGCGCGCCGCCAATGCTGCGGCCGCTGTCGTCGTCGGCAAGCGTGGCACTGCAACGCTCACGGTCGATGAGCTGCGCCATCGTATCCTGCCGGAAGCGTCGCTCGCTTCGGAAGAGAAGATTGTGTTCGACTGGTCGCAGCTCGACGAGCACCTCGACGCGTGGCGTAAAATGGGGTTACGCATCGGCTTCACCAACGGCGTCTTCGATCTGCTGCATCCAGGGCACGTCAAGCTGCTCGCGCAGGCGCGCGCTCAATGCGACCGCCTCGTCGTTGGCCTCAACAGCGACGCGTCAGTGACGCGGCTGAAGGGTCCGAGCCGCCCGGTGCAGAACGCGCAATCGCGCGCTGAAGTATTGGCCGCGCTCGAAGCCGTCGATCTCGTCGTTGTGTTCGAGCAGGATACGCCGCGCGAACTGATTGCTGTCGTGAAGCCGACCGTTTTGGTCAAAGGCAGCGACTACACCCGCGAACAGGTCGTCGGCCACGATATCGTCGAGGCGCTTGGTGGCGTCGTCGTTCTGGTCGATCTGGTTCCGGGACAATCGACGACCTCGATGGTCGAGCGTTCGCGCGCGCCGAAGGACCGCTAA
- a CDS encoding LysR family transcriptional regulator, producing MEDWNDLRFVLAVARAGALTAAAKALSIDHSTAFRRLNALEERLGLRLFERLPGGIYEPTTGGERMAAAAERMEEEALAIGRDLAGRDHRLSGRLRVTCSETLAYRLLTGHIAAFRQAQPGITVELMIDNRVLSLSRREADIALRPVRPREPELWGRKLADVAWAIYGKRNSARGPNDLAREPKDLSSYPLIGWNETAGEIAAASWLSRAAPDAAFVFRTNSLVNQLIAAKAGMGLALLPCYLADPESQLIRFLSEPIREMAGELWIVTHADIKGTARVRAFFDLVGNGLAAERDLFEGKRALQSAARLRVEARGEKKVTPRPRAADRVRE from the coding sequence ATGGAGGACTGGAACGATCTACGGTTTGTGCTGGCGGTCGCGCGTGCGGGTGCGCTGACCGCCGCGGCGAAAGCGCTGAGCATCGACCATTCGACCGCCTTCCGTCGCCTGAATGCGCTGGAGGAGCGGCTCGGCTTGCGCCTGTTCGAGCGCCTTCCGGGCGGCATTTACGAGCCGACCACTGGCGGGGAGCGTATGGCCGCCGCTGCCGAGCGCATGGAGGAGGAGGCGTTGGCGATCGGCCGCGACCTCGCCGGTCGCGATCATCGCCTGTCAGGACGCCTGCGCGTGACATGTTCGGAGACGCTCGCCTACCGGCTGTTGACGGGACACATCGCGGCGTTTCGCCAAGCCCAACCGGGCATCACCGTCGAGCTGATGATCGACAACCGGGTTCTCAGCCTGTCGCGCCGCGAAGCTGACATCGCATTGCGGCCGGTCCGGCCGAGAGAACCGGAACTCTGGGGCCGCAAGCTCGCCGACGTCGCTTGGGCGATCTATGGGAAGCGAAATAGCGCGCGTGGTCCGAACGATCTGGCGCGCGAGCCCAAGGATCTTTCCAGCTATCCGCTTATCGGGTGGAACGAGACGGCGGGTGAAATTGCCGCAGCGTCGTGGCTTTCACGCGCCGCGCCGGATGCTGCGTTCGTGTTCCGCACGAACAGCCTCGTCAATCAGCTCATAGCCGCAAAGGCCGGCATGGGTCTTGCGTTGTTGCCTTGCTATCTCGCCGATCCCGAGTCCCAACTTATCCGCTTTCTGTCAGAACCGATAAGGGAAATGGCCGGCGAACTCTGGATCGTCACGCACGCGGATATCAAGGGTACGGCGCGCGTGCGTGCCTTCTTCGATCTCGTTGGCAATGGTCTAGCCGCGGAACGGGACTTGTTTGAAGGCAAGAGAGCTCTGCAATCCGCCGCGAGGCTACGCGTCGAAGCGCGAGGAGAGAAGAAAGTTACGCCGCGCCCGCGCGCAGCAGATCGTGTACGTGAATAA